One segment of Triticum aestivum cultivar Chinese Spring chromosome 2A, IWGSC CS RefSeq v2.1, whole genome shotgun sequence DNA contains the following:
- the LOC123188339 gene encoding protein THYLAKOID ASSEMBLY 8-like, chloroplastic, with amino-acid sequence MAASRCLLARRLLLLLRPKIPPLSPPHGLFRGEVPVRLLPPRPFGEWRRAFHDGRPRGPLWRSKKLIGKEALFAIQGLKRFKGDEEKLREFIKRHVARLLKADKLSVLGELERQEEVDLSVKMFRIIQKEDWYKPDVYMYKDLIIALAKCKKMDEAMDIWGNMKEENLFPDSQTYAEVIRGFLRYGSPSDAMNIYEDMKRSPDPPEELPFRVLLKGLLPHPLLRNRVKQDFEELFPERHIYDPPDEIFGMH; translated from the exons ATGGCGGCCTCTCGATGTCTCCTCgcccgccgccttctcctcctcctccgccccaaGATTCCGCCTCTCTCCCCACCCCACGGCCTATTCCGGGGAGAAGTCCCCGTGCGGCTGCTGCCGCCGCGGCCCTTCGGCGAGTGGCGGCGCGCGTTCCACGACGGGCGGCCGCGCGGGCCGCTGTGGCGGAGCAAAAAGCTGATTGGGAAGGAGGCCTTGTTTGCTATCCAGGGTCTGAAGCGGTTCAAGGGGGACGAGGAGAAGCTGCGGGAGTTCATCAAGAGGCACGTGGCGCGGCTGCTCAAGGCGGACAAGCTCTCCGTGCTCGGCGAGCTGGAGCGCCAGGAGGAGGTCGACCTTTCTGTCAAG ATGTTCAGGATCATACAAAAGGAGGACTGGTATAAGCCAGATGTTTACATGTACAAGGACTTGATAATTGCTCTAGCCAAGTGTAAGAAGATGGATGAAGCAATGGATATCTGGGGGAACATGAAAGAGGAGAACCTGTTTCCCGACTCACAGACTTATGCTGAAGTCATTAGAGGGTTCTTGAGATATGGTTCTCCATCAGATGCAATGAACATTTATGAGGACATGAAAAGATCACCTGATCCACCAGAGGAGTTGCCTTTCAGGGTATTATTGAAGGGTCTTTTACCGCATCCACTATTAAGGAACAGGGTGAAGCAAGATTTTGAAGAGCTATTCCCAGAGAGGCATATCTATGACCCTCCAGACGAAATATTTGGAATGCACTAA
- the LOC123185153 gene encoding uncharacterized protein, translating into MPRLLLLCLVSSHFAVTAVMARQFPVFLVGGGAMAADAPSASAFDASRLHRHSLLESRFAASPMGSSDHGLRHGPFDRHFAGGKIILGGLAVAIIAAVFCYIRITRAKKIVEPKT; encoded by the coding sequence ATGCCTCGGCTGCTCCTCTTGTGCCTGGTGTCTAGCCATTTCGCGGTGACCGCCGTCATGGCGCGGCAGTTCCCCGTCTTCCTCGTCGGTGGCGGCGCCATGGCAGCGGACGCCCCTTCTGCTTCTGCTTTCGATGCTTCGCGTCTGCATAGGCACTCCCTTTTGGAGTCCAGATTTGCAGCATCGCCGATGGGCTCGTCTGACCACGGACTACGGCACGGCCCCTTCGACAGGCACTTCGCCGGGGGCAAGATCATACTCGGCGGCCTCGCGGTGGCGATCATCGCCGCGGTCTTCTGCTACATCCGCATCACCAGGGCCAAGAAGATCGTCGAGCCAAAAACTTAG